A genomic stretch from Narcine bancroftii isolate sNarBan1 chromosome 9, sNarBan1.hap1, whole genome shotgun sequence includes:
- the LOC138742405 gene encoding protein FAM124B isoform X5, with protein sequence MPTVTFVARNVKLIKHRTQVLSGELVQDEGQDPFQVSVHLLANPGESQGLQQSLDCLLHWISPDIQLFHVSERANPIVHCKSQRRKNSGYPSLSVILFLHEDFGEERILQVHDFFQGPPWYYHHSESVGGKILPYMVCCQDFYSLDANMPIWAVRQVHYGNEILRITVSCSSENFEDAVKLYELILHKKAAVQKADFCCFTIYSSNNFCIQLSLKQLPLGIPVDLKESAVLQFRVHAIGELVPLLPNPCIPISSTRWQTEDYDRNKILFQVQGSTRYLHRNWSDAQAHGNSGFSNFSCSSVSCHQNSHSDKWSYNQTSHDRNKMFSAWAPDAEERKDAKGKQRNNLHGMLDRYESSTSESLCSTPKSSSCYSSQRSSPATTSRSELAFYFNTPTKVRNLDHETTGIQIAETDVDTGFIVTPSNPFTSVSPCSVSALSTGIRSHALKPTVKSSEANSALISKKWQNPNNDEEPTPICQKSPEEPQLFCESTTEEEFFI encoded by the exons GTGAATTGGTGCAGGACGAAGGGCAGGACCCTTTCCAAGTGTCGGTACATCTTCTTGCAAACCCTGGTGAATCTCAAGGATTACAGCAAAGCTTGGACTGTCTATTGCATTGGATCAGCCcagatatccagctgtttcaTGTTTCGGAGAGGGCTAATCCAATCGTACATTGCAAATCACAGCGTAGGAAAAACTCTGGCTATCCTTCTCTCTCTGTTATTCTGTTCCTACATGAAGACTTTGGTGAAGAACGAATTTTGCAAGTTCATGACTTTTTCCAAGGCCCACCGTGGTATTATCATCACAGTGAAAGTGTTGGCGGAAAAATTCTTCCCTACATGGTTTGCTGTCAGGACTTCTATTCTTTGGATGCTAACATGCCGATCTGGGCTGTAAGGCAAGTTCACTATGGAAACGAAATTCTGCGAATCACCGTGAGCTGCAGCTCTGAAAATTTTGAGGATGCTGTCAAACTGTATGAATTAATCTTGCACAAGAAAGCTGCTGTGCAAAAAGCAGATTTCTGCTGTTTCACTATATACTCGAGCAACAATTTCTGTATCCAGCTTTCACTAAAACAGTTGCCACTTGGAATTCCAGTTGATCTTAAAGAATCGGCAGTGCTGCAGTTCAGAGTGCATGCAATAGGAGAGCTGGTTCCGCTTCTTCCTAATCCATGCATCCCCATCAGCAGCACCAGGTGGCAAACGGAAGACTACGATCGAAACAAGATCCTCTTCCAA GTCCAAGGGAGCACTCGATACTTACACAGAAACTGGTCTGATGCTCAAGCGCATGGCAACAGTGGTTTTAGCAATTTCTCATGCAGTTCAGTGTCATGCCatcaaaattcacattcagataaGTGGTCCTACAATCAAACATCTCATGACAGGAACAAAATGTTTTCTGCTTGGGCACCAGATGCAGAAGAAAGGAAAGATGCGAAAGGAAAGCAAAGGAACAATTTGCATGGAATGTTGGACAGATATGAAAGCAGCACATCAGAGAGTTTGTGCAGCACTCCTAAAAGTAGCTCCTGTTACTCGTCACAACGCAGTAGTCCGGCAACAACGTCTCGCAGTGAGTTGGCCTTCTATTTCAACACACCGACTAAGGTCCGAAACCTTGATCacgaaaccactggaatacaaattgCTGAAACTGATGTTGACACTGGATTCATTGTTACACCATCAAATCCATTTACTAGTGTTAGTCCCTGTTCTGTATCTGCTCTCTCAACAGGTATAAGGAGTCATGCATTAAAACCAACGGTAAAATCTTCTGAGGCTAACAGTGCTTTAATAAGCAAAAAGTGGCAGAATCCAAATAATGATGAAGAACCAACACCAATTTGTCAGAAATCACCTGAAGAACCCCAGCTGTTTTGTGAAAGCACTACAGAGGAAGAATTTTTTATTTAG
- the LOC138742405 gene encoding protein FAM124B isoform X6: MMRTTTRRRRSGAAEDCADSGAETGGSDSSRMSSSSELVQDEGQDPFQVSVHLLANPGESQGLQQSLDCLLHWISPDIQLFHVSERANPIVHCKSQRRKNSGYPSLSVILFLHEDFGEERILQVHDFFQGPPWYYHHSESVGGKILPYMVCCQDFYSLDANMPIWAVRQVHYGNEILRITVSCSSENFEDAVKLYELILHKKAAVQKADFCCFTIYSSNNFCIQLSLKQLPLGIPVDLKESAVLQFRVHAIGELVPLLPNPCIPISSTRWQTEDYDRNKILFQVQGSTRYLHRNWSDAQAHGNSGFSNFSCSSVSCHQNSHSDKWSYNQTSHDRNKMFSAWAPDAEERKDAKGKQRNNLHGMLDRYESSTSESLCSTPKSSSCYSSQRSSPATTSRSIRSHALKPTVKSSEANSALISKKWQNPNNDEEPTPICQKSPEEPQLFCESTTEEEFFI, translated from the exons GTGAATTGGTGCAGGACGAAGGGCAGGACCCTTTCCAAGTGTCGGTACATCTTCTTGCAAACCCTGGTGAATCTCAAGGATTACAGCAAAGCTTGGACTGTCTATTGCATTGGATCAGCCcagatatccagctgtttcaTGTTTCGGAGAGGGCTAATCCAATCGTACATTGCAAATCACAGCGTAGGAAAAACTCTGGCTATCCTTCTCTCTCTGTTATTCTGTTCCTACATGAAGACTTTGGTGAAGAACGAATTTTGCAAGTTCATGACTTTTTCCAAGGCCCACCGTGGTATTATCATCACAGTGAAAGTGTTGGCGGAAAAATTCTTCCCTACATGGTTTGCTGTCAGGACTTCTATTCTTTGGATGCTAACATGCCGATCTGGGCTGTAAGGCAAGTTCACTATGGAAACGAAATTCTGCGAATCACCGTGAGCTGCAGCTCTGAAAATTTTGAGGATGCTGTCAAACTGTATGAATTAATCTTGCACAAGAAAGCTGCTGTGCAAAAAGCAGATTTCTGCTGTTTCACTATATACTCGAGCAACAATTTCTGTATCCAGCTTTCACTAAAACAGTTGCCACTTGGAATTCCAGTTGATCTTAAAGAATCGGCAGTGCTGCAGTTCAGAGTGCATGCAATAGGAGAGCTGGTTCCGCTTCTTCCTAATCCATGCATCCCCATCAGCAGCACCAGGTGGCAAACGGAAGACTACGATCGAAACAAGATCCTCTTCCAA GTCCAAGGGAGCACTCGATACTTACACAGAAACTGGTCTGATGCTCAAGCGCATGGCAACAGTGGTTTTAGCAATTTCTCATGCAGTTCAGTGTCATGCCatcaaaattcacattcagataaGTGGTCCTACAATCAAACATCTCATGACAGGAACAAAATGTTTTCTGCTTGGGCACCAGATGCAGAAGAAAGGAAAGATGCGAAAGGAAAGCAAAGGAACAATTTGCATGGAATGTTGGACAGATATGAAAGCAGCACATCAGAGAGTTTGTGCAGCACTCCTAAAAGTAGCTCCTGTTACTCGTCACAACGCAGTAGTCCGGCAACAACGTCTCGCA GTATAAGGAGTCATGCATTAAAACCAACGGTAAAATCTTCTGAGGCTAACAGTGCTTTAATAAGCAAAAAGTGGCAGAATCCAAATAATGATGAAGAACCAACACCAATTTGTCAGAAATCACCTGAAGAACCCCAGCTGTTTTGTGAAAGCACTACAGAGGAAGAATTTTTTATTTAG
- the LOC138742405 gene encoding protein FAM124B isoform X4 produces MMRTTTRRRRSGAAEDCADSGAETGGSDSSRMSSSSELVQDEGQDPFQVSVHLLANPGESQGLQQSLDCLLHWISPDIQLFHVSERANPIVHCKSQRRKNSGYPSLSVILFLHEDFGEERILQVHDFFQGPPWYYHHSESVGGKILPYMVCCQDFYSLDANMPIWAVRQVHYGNEILRITVSCSSENFEDAVKLYELILHKKAAVQKADFCCFTIYSSNNFCIQLSLKQLPLGIPVDLKESAVLQFRVHAIGELVPLLPNPCIPISSTRWQTEDYDRNKILFQVQGSTRYLHRNWSDAQAHGNSGFSNFSCSSVSCHQNSHSDKWSYNQTSHDRNKMFSAWAPDAEERKDAKGKQRNNLHGMLDRYESSTSESLCSTPKSSSCYSSQRSSPATTSRSELAFYFNTPTKVRNLDHETTGIQIAETDVDTGFIVTPSNPFTSVSPCSVSALSTGIRSHALKPTVKSSEANSALISKKWQNPNNDEEPTPICQKSPEEPQLFCESTTEEEFFI; encoded by the exons GTGAATTGGTGCAGGACGAAGGGCAGGACCCTTTCCAAGTGTCGGTACATCTTCTTGCAAACCCTGGTGAATCTCAAGGATTACAGCAAAGCTTGGACTGTCTATTGCATTGGATCAGCCcagatatccagctgtttcaTGTTTCGGAGAGGGCTAATCCAATCGTACATTGCAAATCACAGCGTAGGAAAAACTCTGGCTATCCTTCTCTCTCTGTTATTCTGTTCCTACATGAAGACTTTGGTGAAGAACGAATTTTGCAAGTTCATGACTTTTTCCAAGGCCCACCGTGGTATTATCATCACAGTGAAAGTGTTGGCGGAAAAATTCTTCCCTACATGGTTTGCTGTCAGGACTTCTATTCTTTGGATGCTAACATGCCGATCTGGGCTGTAAGGCAAGTTCACTATGGAAACGAAATTCTGCGAATCACCGTGAGCTGCAGCTCTGAAAATTTTGAGGATGCTGTCAAACTGTATGAATTAATCTTGCACAAGAAAGCTGCTGTGCAAAAAGCAGATTTCTGCTGTTTCACTATATACTCGAGCAACAATTTCTGTATCCAGCTTTCACTAAAACAGTTGCCACTTGGAATTCCAGTTGATCTTAAAGAATCGGCAGTGCTGCAGTTCAGAGTGCATGCAATAGGAGAGCTGGTTCCGCTTCTTCCTAATCCATGCATCCCCATCAGCAGCACCAGGTGGCAAACGGAAGACTACGATCGAAACAAGATCCTCTTCCAA GTCCAAGGGAGCACTCGATACTTACACAGAAACTGGTCTGATGCTCAAGCGCATGGCAACAGTGGTTTTAGCAATTTCTCATGCAGTTCAGTGTCATGCCatcaaaattcacattcagataaGTGGTCCTACAATCAAACATCTCATGACAGGAACAAAATGTTTTCTGCTTGGGCACCAGATGCAGAAGAAAGGAAAGATGCGAAAGGAAAGCAAAGGAACAATTTGCATGGAATGTTGGACAGATATGAAAGCAGCACATCAGAGAGTTTGTGCAGCACTCCTAAAAGTAGCTCCTGTTACTCGTCACAACGCAGTAGTCCGGCAACAACGTCTCGCAGTGAGTTGGCCTTCTATTTCAACACACCGACTAAGGTCCGAAACCTTGATCacgaaaccactggaatacaaattgCTGAAACTGATGTTGACACTGGATTCATTGTTACACCATCAAATCCATTTACTAGTGTTAGTCCCTGTTCTGTATCTGCTCTCTCAACAGGTATAAGGAGTCATGCATTAAAACCAACGGTAAAATCTTCTGAGGCTAACAGTGCTTTAATAAGCAAAAAGTGGCAGAATCCAAATAATGATGAAGAACCAACACCAATTTGTCAGAAATCACCTGAAGAACCCCAGCTGTTTTGTGAAAGCACTACAGAGGAAGAATTTTTTATTTAG